A genomic region of Oenanthe melanoleuca isolate GR-GAL-2019-014 chromosome 25, OMel1.0, whole genome shotgun sequence contains the following coding sequences:
- the MTA2 gene encoding metastasis-associated protein MTA2 isoform X4 — MAANMYRVGDYVYFENSSSNPYLVRRIEELNKTANGNVEAKVVCLFRRRDISSSLNSLADSNAREFEEESKQPPMTEQQRHQLKHRELFLSRQFESLPATHIRGKCSVTLLNETDILGQYLEKEDCFFYSLVFDPVQKTLLADQGEIRVGCKYQAEIPERLAEGESDNRNQQKMEMKVWDPDNPLTDRQIDQFLVVARAVGTFARALDCSSSIRQPSLHMSAAAASRDITLFHAMDTLQRNGYDLARAMATLVPQGGPVLCRDEMEEWSASEAMLFEEALEKYGKDFNDIRQDFLPWKSLASIVQFYYMWKTTDRYIQQKRLKAAEADSKLKQVYIPTYTKPNPNQIISVGSKPGVNGAGFQKGLSCESCHTSQSPQWYAWGPPNMQCRLCASCWIYWKKYGGLKTPTQLEGVTRSASEPHSRGHLSRPEAQSLSPYTTSASRAKLLAKNRQTFLLQTTRLTRLSRRLCRDVLQPRRAARRPYAPINANAIKAECSIRLPKAAKAPLKIHPLTRLPLAAIVKELAAQAPLKPKTPRGTKTPINRNQLSQSRGLAGLGGKRGYEGGGRWVGTAALPFSANGRPLAAALRPAPPPGTKRQKLNPADAPNPVVFVATKDTRALRKALTHLELRRAARRPNLPLKVKAGLPLRPGAALAPPAPPHPASTSEPIVLED, encoded by the exons GCGAGTTCGAGGAGGAGTCCAAGCAGCCGCCGATGACGGAGCAGCAGCGGCACCAGCTCAAGCACCGGGAGCTGTTCCTGTCCCGCCAGTTCGAGTCCCTCCCGGCCACCCACATCCG GGGGAAGTGCAGCGTGACGCTGCTGAACGAGACCGACATCCTGGGGCAGTACCTGGAGAAGGAG gATTGCTTCTTCTACTCGCTGGTGTTCGACCCGGTGCAGAAGACGCTGCTGGCGGATCAGGGCGAGATCAGGGTGGGCTGCAAGTACCAGGCTGAGATCCCCGAGCGCCTGGCTGAAg GTGAGTCAGACAACAGGAACCAGCAGAAGATGGAGATGAAGGTGTGGGACCCCGACAACCCCCTCACCGACCGGCAGATCGACCAGTTCCTGGTGGTGGCTCG ggctgtggggaccTTTGCCAGGGCTCtggactgcagcagctccatccgccagcccagcctgcacatgagcgcggccgccgcctccAGAGACATCACCCTG ttcCACGCCATGGACACGCTGCAGAGGAACGGGTACGACCTGGCCCGGGCCATGGCCACGCTGGTGCCGCAGGGGGGGCCGGTGCTGTGCCGGGACGAGATGGAGGAGTGGTCGGCCTCCGAGGCCATGCTGTTCGAGGAGGCCCTGGAGAAATACGGGAAGGACTTCAACGACATCCGGCAGGACTTC ctgccctggaaGTCTCTGGCCAGCATTGTCCAGTTCTACTACATGTGGAAAACCACTGACCGCTACATCCAGCAG AAGAGGCTGAAGGCAGCGGAGGCCGACAGCAAACTGAAGCAAGTCTACATCCCCACCTA caccaaacccaaccccaaccAGATCATCTCGGTGGGCTCCAAACCCGGCGTCAACGGGGCCGGATTCCAGAAAGGGCTGAGCTGTGAAAGCTGCCACA CgtcccagtccccccagtggTACGCCTGGGGCCCCCCCAACATGCAGTGCCGCCTCTGCGCCTCCTGCTGGATCTACTGGAAGAAATACGGGGGGCTCAAGACCCCCACCCAGCTGGAGGGGGTGACCCGCAGCGCCTCG GAGCCCCACTCCCGGGGCCACCTGTCGCGGCCCGAGGCGCAGTCGCTGTCCCCGTACACCACGAGCGCCAGCCGTGCCAAGCTGCTGGCCAAGAACCGCCAGACGTTCCTGCTGCAGACCACGCGGCTGACGCGGCTGTCGCGCCGCCTGTGCCGCGACGTGCTGCAGCCGCGGCGCGCCGCCCGCCGGCCCTACGCGCCCATCAACGCCAACGCCATCAAGGCCGAGT gctccaTCCGGCTGCCCAAGGCTGCCAAGGCCCCCCTGAAGATCCACCCGCTGACCCGGCTGCCGCTCGCCGCCATCGTCAAGGAGctgg CTGCCCAAGCCCCCCTGAAGCCGAAGACCCCCCGAGGCACCAAGACCCCGATCAACCGGAACCAGCTGAGCCAGAGCCGGGGGctggcggggctggggggcaaGAGGGGCTACGAGGGGGGGGGGAGATGG GTCGGAACGGCGGCGCTGCCCTTCTCGGCCAAcgggcgccccctggcggccgcgctgcgccccgcgcccccccccGGCACCAAACGGCAGAAACTGAACCCGGCGGACGCCCCCAACCCCGTGGTGTTCGTGGCCACCAAGGACACGCG GGCGCTGCGGAAGGCGCTGACACACCTGGAGCtgcgccgcgccgcccgccgccccaACCTCCCGCTGAAGGTGAAGGCGGGGCTGCCCCTGCGCCCGGGGGCGGCCCtggcgccccccgcccccccccacCCCGCCAGCACCTCCGAGCCCATCGTGCTCGAGGACTGA
- the MTA2 gene encoding metastasis-associated protein MTA2 isoform X1 produces MAANMYRVGDYVYFENSSSNPYLVRRIEELNKTANGNVEAKVVCLFRRRDISSSLNSLADSNAREFEEESKQPPMTEQQRHQLKHRELFLSRQFESLPATHIRGKCSVTLLNETDILGQYLEKEDCFFYSLVFDPVQKTLLADQGEIRVGCKYQAEIPERLAEGESDNRNQQKMEMKVWDPDNPLTDRQIDQFLVVARAVGTFARALDCSSSIRQPSLHMSAAAASRDITLFHAMDTLQRNGYDLARAMATLVPQGGPVLCRDEMEEWSASEAMLFEEALEKYGKDFNDIRQDFLPWKSLASIVQFYYMWKTTDRYIQQKRLKAAEADSKLKQVYIPTYTKPNPNQIISVGSKPGVNGAGFQKGLSCESCHTSQSPQWYAWGPPNMQCRLCASCWIYWKKYGGLKTPTQLEGVTRSASEPHSRGHLSRPEAQSLSPYTTSASRAKLLAKNRQTFLLQTTRLTRLSRRLCRDVLQPRRAARRPYAPINANAIKAECSIRLPKAAKAPLKIHPLTRLPLAAIVKELAAQAPLKPKTPRGTKTPINRNQLSQSRGLAGLGGKRGYEGGGRWAPAPPHEGRNGGAALLGQRAPPGGRAAPRAPPRHQTAETEPGGRPQPRGVRGHQGHAGAAEGADTPGAAPRRPPPQPPAEGEGGAAPAPGGGPGAPRPPPPRQHLRAHRARGLTPPIPPRPAPFCIFFISIEKSRGGGWGGGGSGAPPPLSLLAPPLPPNPPPRAPFVRGATPPVLYLGLSRFCSDRK; encoded by the exons GCGAGTTCGAGGAGGAGTCCAAGCAGCCGCCGATGACGGAGCAGCAGCGGCACCAGCTCAAGCACCGGGAGCTGTTCCTGTCCCGCCAGTTCGAGTCCCTCCCGGCCACCCACATCCG GGGGAAGTGCAGCGTGACGCTGCTGAACGAGACCGACATCCTGGGGCAGTACCTGGAGAAGGAG gATTGCTTCTTCTACTCGCTGGTGTTCGACCCGGTGCAGAAGACGCTGCTGGCGGATCAGGGCGAGATCAGGGTGGGCTGCAAGTACCAGGCTGAGATCCCCGAGCGCCTGGCTGAAg GTGAGTCAGACAACAGGAACCAGCAGAAGATGGAGATGAAGGTGTGGGACCCCGACAACCCCCTCACCGACCGGCAGATCGACCAGTTCCTGGTGGTGGCTCG ggctgtggggaccTTTGCCAGGGCTCtggactgcagcagctccatccgccagcccagcctgcacatgagcgcggccgccgcctccAGAGACATCACCCTG ttcCACGCCATGGACACGCTGCAGAGGAACGGGTACGACCTGGCCCGGGCCATGGCCACGCTGGTGCCGCAGGGGGGGCCGGTGCTGTGCCGGGACGAGATGGAGGAGTGGTCGGCCTCCGAGGCCATGCTGTTCGAGGAGGCCCTGGAGAAATACGGGAAGGACTTCAACGACATCCGGCAGGACTTC ctgccctggaaGTCTCTGGCCAGCATTGTCCAGTTCTACTACATGTGGAAAACCACTGACCGCTACATCCAGCAG AAGAGGCTGAAGGCAGCGGAGGCCGACAGCAAACTGAAGCAAGTCTACATCCCCACCTA caccaaacccaaccccaaccAGATCATCTCGGTGGGCTCCAAACCCGGCGTCAACGGGGCCGGATTCCAGAAAGGGCTGAGCTGTGAAAGCTGCCACA CgtcccagtccccccagtggTACGCCTGGGGCCCCCCCAACATGCAGTGCCGCCTCTGCGCCTCCTGCTGGATCTACTGGAAGAAATACGGGGGGCTCAAGACCCCCACCCAGCTGGAGGGGGTGACCCGCAGCGCCTCG GAGCCCCACTCCCGGGGCCACCTGTCGCGGCCCGAGGCGCAGTCGCTGTCCCCGTACACCACGAGCGCCAGCCGTGCCAAGCTGCTGGCCAAGAACCGCCAGACGTTCCTGCTGCAGACCACGCGGCTGACGCGGCTGTCGCGCCGCCTGTGCCGCGACGTGCTGCAGCCGCGGCGCGCCGCCCGCCGGCCCTACGCGCCCATCAACGCCAACGCCATCAAGGCCGAGT gctccaTCCGGCTGCCCAAGGCTGCCAAGGCCCCCCTGAAGATCCACCCGCTGACCCGGCTGCCGCTCGCCGCCATCGTCAAGGAGctgg CTGCCCAAGCCCCCCTGAAGCCGAAGACCCCCCGAGGCACCAAGACCCCGATCAACCGGAACCAGCTGAGCCAGAGCCGGGGGctggcggggctggggggcaaGAGGGGCTACGAGGGGGGGGGGAGATGGGCACCGGCCCCCCCGCATGAGG GTCGGAACGGCGGCGCTGCCCTTCTCGGCCAAcgggcgccccctggcggccgcgctgcgccccgcgcccccccccGGCACCAAACGGCAGAAACTGAACCCGGCGGACGCCCCCAACCCCGTGGTGTTCGTGGCCACCAAGGACACGCG GGCGCTGCGGAAGGCGCTGACACACCTGGAGCtgcgccgcgccgcccgccgccccaACCTCCCGCTGAAGGTGAAGGCGGGGCTGCCCCTGCGCCCGGGGGCGGCCCtggcgccccccgcccccccccacCCCGCCAGCACCTCCGAGCCCATCGTGCTCGAGGACTGACCCCTCCCATCCCCCCCCGACCCGCCcccttttgtattttttttatttccatagaAAAATCTCGcggggggggttggggggggggggggtccgGTGCCCCTCCCCCGCTGTCCTTACTggcccctcccctccccccaaacccccccccgCGGGCCCCTTTTGTACGTGGAGCGACGCCCCCGGTTTTGTATCTCGGGCTGTCCCGGTTCTGTAGCGACAGGAAATAA
- the MTA2 gene encoding metastasis-associated protein MTA2 isoform X2: MAANMYRVGDYVYFENSSSNPYLVRRIEELNKTANGNVEAKVVCLFRRRDISSSLNSLADSNAREFEEESKQPPMTEQQRHQLKHRELFLSRQFESLPATHIRGKCSVTLLNETDILGQYLEKEDCFFYSLVFDPVQKTLLADQGEIRVGCKYQAEIPERLAEGESDNRNQQKMEMKVWDPDNPLTDRQIDQFLVVARAVGTFARALDCSSSIRQPSLHMSAAAASRDITLFHAMDTLQRNGYDLARAMATLVPQGGPVLCRDEMEEWSASEAMLFEEALEKYGKDFNDIRQDFLPWKSLASIVQFYYMWKTTDRYIQQRLKAAEADSKLKQVYIPTYTKPNPNQIISVGSKPGVNGAGFQKGLSCESCHTSQSPQWYAWGPPNMQCRLCASCWIYWKKYGGLKTPTQLEGVTRSASEPHSRGHLSRPEAQSLSPYTTSASRAKLLAKNRQTFLLQTTRLTRLSRRLCRDVLQPRRAARRPYAPINANAIKAECSIRLPKAAKAPLKIHPLTRLPLAAIVKELAAQAPLKPKTPRGTKTPINRNQLSQSRGLAGLGGKRGYEGGGRWAPAPPHEGRNGGAALLGQRAPPGGRAAPRAPPRHQTAETEPGGRPQPRGVRGHQGHAGAAEGADTPGAAPRRPPPQPPAEGEGGAAPAPGGGPGAPRPPPPRQHLRAHRARGLTPPIPPRPAPFCIFFISIEKSRGGGWGGGGSGAPPPLSLLAPPLPPNPPPRAPFVRGATPPVLYLGLSRFCSDRK, encoded by the exons GCGAGTTCGAGGAGGAGTCCAAGCAGCCGCCGATGACGGAGCAGCAGCGGCACCAGCTCAAGCACCGGGAGCTGTTCCTGTCCCGCCAGTTCGAGTCCCTCCCGGCCACCCACATCCG GGGGAAGTGCAGCGTGACGCTGCTGAACGAGACCGACATCCTGGGGCAGTACCTGGAGAAGGAG gATTGCTTCTTCTACTCGCTGGTGTTCGACCCGGTGCAGAAGACGCTGCTGGCGGATCAGGGCGAGATCAGGGTGGGCTGCAAGTACCAGGCTGAGATCCCCGAGCGCCTGGCTGAAg GTGAGTCAGACAACAGGAACCAGCAGAAGATGGAGATGAAGGTGTGGGACCCCGACAACCCCCTCACCGACCGGCAGATCGACCAGTTCCTGGTGGTGGCTCG ggctgtggggaccTTTGCCAGGGCTCtggactgcagcagctccatccgccagcccagcctgcacatgagcgcggccgccgcctccAGAGACATCACCCTG ttcCACGCCATGGACACGCTGCAGAGGAACGGGTACGACCTGGCCCGGGCCATGGCCACGCTGGTGCCGCAGGGGGGGCCGGTGCTGTGCCGGGACGAGATGGAGGAGTGGTCGGCCTCCGAGGCCATGCTGTTCGAGGAGGCCCTGGAGAAATACGGGAAGGACTTCAACGACATCCGGCAGGACTTC ctgccctggaaGTCTCTGGCCAGCATTGTCCAGTTCTACTACATGTGGAAAACCACTGACCGCTACATCCAGCAG AGGCTGAAGGCAGCGGAGGCCGACAGCAAACTGAAGCAAGTCTACATCCCCACCTA caccaaacccaaccccaaccAGATCATCTCGGTGGGCTCCAAACCCGGCGTCAACGGGGCCGGATTCCAGAAAGGGCTGAGCTGTGAAAGCTGCCACA CgtcccagtccccccagtggTACGCCTGGGGCCCCCCCAACATGCAGTGCCGCCTCTGCGCCTCCTGCTGGATCTACTGGAAGAAATACGGGGGGCTCAAGACCCCCACCCAGCTGGAGGGGGTGACCCGCAGCGCCTCG GAGCCCCACTCCCGGGGCCACCTGTCGCGGCCCGAGGCGCAGTCGCTGTCCCCGTACACCACGAGCGCCAGCCGTGCCAAGCTGCTGGCCAAGAACCGCCAGACGTTCCTGCTGCAGACCACGCGGCTGACGCGGCTGTCGCGCCGCCTGTGCCGCGACGTGCTGCAGCCGCGGCGCGCCGCCCGCCGGCCCTACGCGCCCATCAACGCCAACGCCATCAAGGCCGAGT gctccaTCCGGCTGCCCAAGGCTGCCAAGGCCCCCCTGAAGATCCACCCGCTGACCCGGCTGCCGCTCGCCGCCATCGTCAAGGAGctgg CTGCCCAAGCCCCCCTGAAGCCGAAGACCCCCCGAGGCACCAAGACCCCGATCAACCGGAACCAGCTGAGCCAGAGCCGGGGGctggcggggctggggggcaaGAGGGGCTACGAGGGGGGGGGGAGATGGGCACCGGCCCCCCCGCATGAGG GTCGGAACGGCGGCGCTGCCCTTCTCGGCCAAcgggcgccccctggcggccgcgctgcgccccgcgcccccccccGGCACCAAACGGCAGAAACTGAACCCGGCGGACGCCCCCAACCCCGTGGTGTTCGTGGCCACCAAGGACACGCG GGCGCTGCGGAAGGCGCTGACACACCTGGAGCtgcgccgcgccgcccgccgccccaACCTCCCGCTGAAGGTGAAGGCGGGGCTGCCCCTGCGCCCGGGGGCGGCCCtggcgccccccgcccccccccacCCCGCCAGCACCTCCGAGCCCATCGTGCTCGAGGACTGACCCCTCCCATCCCCCCCCGACCCGCCcccttttgtattttttttatttccatagaAAAATCTCGcggggggggttggggggggggggggtccgGTGCCCCTCCCCCGCTGTCCTTACTggcccctcccctccccccaaacccccccccgCGGGCCCCTTTTGTACGTGGAGCGACGCCCCCGGTTTTGTATCTCGGGCTGTCCCGGTTCTGTAGCGACAGGAAATAA
- the MTA2 gene encoding metastasis-associated protein MTA2 isoform X3, whose protein sequence is MTEQQRHQLKHRELFLSRQFESLPATHIRGKCSVTLLNETDILGQYLEKEDCFFYSLVFDPVQKTLLADQGEIRVGCKYQAEIPERLAEGESDNRNQQKMEMKVWDPDNPLTDRQIDQFLVVARAVGTFARALDCSSSIRQPSLHMSAAAASRDITLFHAMDTLQRNGYDLARAMATLVPQGGPVLCRDEMEEWSASEAMLFEEALEKYGKDFNDIRQDFLPWKSLASIVQFYYMWKTTDRYIQQKRLKAAEADSKLKQVYIPTYTKPNPNQIISVGSKPGVNGAGFQKGLSCESCHTSQSPQWYAWGPPNMQCRLCASCWIYWKKYGGLKTPTQLEGVTRSASEPHSRGHLSRPEAQSLSPYTTSASRAKLLAKNRQTFLLQTTRLTRLSRRLCRDVLQPRRAARRPYAPINANAIKAECSIRLPKAAKAPLKIHPLTRLPLAAIVKELAAQAPLKPKTPRGTKTPINRNQLSQSRGLAGLGGKRGYEGGGRWAPAPPHEGRNGGAALLGQRAPPGGRAAPRAPPRHQTAETEPGGRPQPRGVRGHQGHAGAAEGADTPGAAPRRPPPQPPAEGEGGAAPAPGGGPGAPRPPPPRQHLRAHRARGLTPPIPPRPAPFCIFFISIEKSRGGGWGGGGSGAPPPLSLLAPPLPPNPPPRAPFVRGATPPVLYLGLSRFCSDRK, encoded by the exons ATGACGGAGCAGCAGCGGCACCAGCTCAAGCACCGGGAGCTGTTCCTGTCCCGCCAGTTCGAGTCCCTCCCGGCCACCCACATCCG GGGGAAGTGCAGCGTGACGCTGCTGAACGAGACCGACATCCTGGGGCAGTACCTGGAGAAGGAG gATTGCTTCTTCTACTCGCTGGTGTTCGACCCGGTGCAGAAGACGCTGCTGGCGGATCAGGGCGAGATCAGGGTGGGCTGCAAGTACCAGGCTGAGATCCCCGAGCGCCTGGCTGAAg GTGAGTCAGACAACAGGAACCAGCAGAAGATGGAGATGAAGGTGTGGGACCCCGACAACCCCCTCACCGACCGGCAGATCGACCAGTTCCTGGTGGTGGCTCG ggctgtggggaccTTTGCCAGGGCTCtggactgcagcagctccatccgccagcccagcctgcacatgagcgcggccgccgcctccAGAGACATCACCCTG ttcCACGCCATGGACACGCTGCAGAGGAACGGGTACGACCTGGCCCGGGCCATGGCCACGCTGGTGCCGCAGGGGGGGCCGGTGCTGTGCCGGGACGAGATGGAGGAGTGGTCGGCCTCCGAGGCCATGCTGTTCGAGGAGGCCCTGGAGAAATACGGGAAGGACTTCAACGACATCCGGCAGGACTTC ctgccctggaaGTCTCTGGCCAGCATTGTCCAGTTCTACTACATGTGGAAAACCACTGACCGCTACATCCAGCAG AAGAGGCTGAAGGCAGCGGAGGCCGACAGCAAACTGAAGCAAGTCTACATCCCCACCTA caccaaacccaaccccaaccAGATCATCTCGGTGGGCTCCAAACCCGGCGTCAACGGGGCCGGATTCCAGAAAGGGCTGAGCTGTGAAAGCTGCCACA CgtcccagtccccccagtggTACGCCTGGGGCCCCCCCAACATGCAGTGCCGCCTCTGCGCCTCCTGCTGGATCTACTGGAAGAAATACGGGGGGCTCAAGACCCCCACCCAGCTGGAGGGGGTGACCCGCAGCGCCTCG GAGCCCCACTCCCGGGGCCACCTGTCGCGGCCCGAGGCGCAGTCGCTGTCCCCGTACACCACGAGCGCCAGCCGTGCCAAGCTGCTGGCCAAGAACCGCCAGACGTTCCTGCTGCAGACCACGCGGCTGACGCGGCTGTCGCGCCGCCTGTGCCGCGACGTGCTGCAGCCGCGGCGCGCCGCCCGCCGGCCCTACGCGCCCATCAACGCCAACGCCATCAAGGCCGAGT gctccaTCCGGCTGCCCAAGGCTGCCAAGGCCCCCCTGAAGATCCACCCGCTGACCCGGCTGCCGCTCGCCGCCATCGTCAAGGAGctgg CTGCCCAAGCCCCCCTGAAGCCGAAGACCCCCCGAGGCACCAAGACCCCGATCAACCGGAACCAGCTGAGCCAGAGCCGGGGGctggcggggctggggggcaaGAGGGGCTACGAGGGGGGGGGGAGATGGGCACCGGCCCCCCCGCATGAGG GTCGGAACGGCGGCGCTGCCCTTCTCGGCCAAcgggcgccccctggcggccgcgctgcgccccgcgcccccccccGGCACCAAACGGCAGAAACTGAACCCGGCGGACGCCCCCAACCCCGTGGTGTTCGTGGCCACCAAGGACACGCG GGCGCTGCGGAAGGCGCTGACACACCTGGAGCtgcgccgcgccgcccgccgccccaACCTCCCGCTGAAGGTGAAGGCGGGGCTGCCCCTGCGCCCGGGGGCGGCCCtggcgccccccgcccccccccacCCCGCCAGCACCTCCGAGCCCATCGTGCTCGAGGACTGACCCCTCCCATCCCCCCCCGACCCGCCcccttttgtattttttttatttccatagaAAAATCTCGcggggggggttggggggggggggggtccgGTGCCCCTCCCCCGCTGTCCTTACTggcccctcccctccccccaaacccccccccgCGGGCCCCTTTTGTACGTGGAGCGACGCCCCCGGTTTTGTATCTCGGGCTGTCCCGGTTCTGTAGCGACAGGAAATAA